The nucleotide sequence AATATCATACAAATTTTGTGTTAATAATTTATAAAATTTTTTGTTTTTTTGCATTTCTATCACTTTTTCCCGGGAAAAGAGCGTCCAGCCGGTTCGCTATAATGCCGCATGCAAACCAGACGCCTGCTGCTCTTGTTACTGTTCCTCGTCGCCCTCAGCGGCGAAGCACTGCACACCCTCAGCGCGCACCATGACGGGAGCCACTGTCCCGTCTGTACCGTCGCCGCGCACGCAGCAGCACCCGATGTCGTTACACCTTTCGAACCGTTCGTCCTCTTTCACGACGGTGCAGAGCCCGGCCCTGTTGTACACTCCTACCACGGCCTTACGCTCCATTTCGTTCCGGCACGGGCCCCGCCCCGCTTCGTTTAATTCCTGAAAAAAAAATCCATACTTTTTGCACCCATCCCAAAACCAACACGGGTGCCCTGATGAAACGGAGTCTATATGATGAAAAAAACCCTTATTGCCATTCCTCTTTTCTGCACGCTGCTCTTCGCGGATGCCGCCACGATCCTCCCGGTCGAAAAACGCACCTTCGAGCAGTCCAAGTTTATCCCGGATATTTCCCTGATCCTCGATGCCTCCTACGTCACCCGCAACAAGAAAGATGACGAGATCGCCCACTACGAGATCCCCGGCGTCGCCCACGGCATCATGGGCGCCCATGCCCACGACGGGCACTCCCACGCCACCTACAACGCCGCCAACGGTTTCAACCTCAACTACGGCGAACTGGTACTCTCCAGCTCCGTCGACCCCTACTTCACCCTTGACGGCACCTTCCACTTCAGCGAAAACGGCGTCGAGATCGAAGAGGCCTACTTCACCTCGACCTCCCTCCCCTACGGCCTGCGTCTGCGCGGCGGGAAACTGCTCTCCAACTTCGGCCGCATCAACTCCCAGCACCACCACTACTGGGATTTCGGGGATATGCCGCTCATCTACCAGGCCTTTCTCGGCGATCACGGTATCAATGAGAAGGGGGTCCAGCTGCAGTGGGTCGCCCCGACGGAGACCTACCTGATGTTCGGGGGCGAGGTGCTTCAGGGCGAGAACGAGATGATGTTCGGTACCGGCAGCATCGCCGACCCGACCGCAACGGACCCCGATGCGGCACCGCTGGCCGAAGCGGCCGACGCACCGGCCCTCTTTGTCGCCTATGTGAAAACCGCCGTTGATATCGGCGAGACGACCGTCATGCCCGGCATCTCCTATGCACGCGGCACCTCGCGTCTCGACCACTTCGAGGACGAAGAGCCCCACGCCTATGCGGGGATGAGTTCGCTCTACGGTTTTGACCTCACCGTCAAACACTACTTCGACTCCTACAGCTTCCTGACGTGGCAGAGCGAATGGATGATGCGCGACATGAAAGGGACCCAGTACGCGCAGCTCGACGCCAATACGACGGCATCGGCCTCCCTGCGCAAAGAGCAGTCCGGCTACTACACCCAGCTCGTCTACGCCTACAATATGAACTGGCGCGCCGGCGTCCGCTACGACAGCATCTATAAAAATGATATCACGAAGAACGGCACTGCCTTGGAGATGGAAAACAGCTTTGAACGTTACAGCGCGATGGTGGAGTACCACCCCAGCGAGTTCAGCCGCTTCCGTCTGCAGTATAATCACAACACGGCCCTCTTCAACGAGGACGGCGAACGCCAGAGCATCGATACGTTCATGCTGCAGGCCAACATTGCCATCGGAGCGCATGCGGCGCACGATTTCTGATCCGTCAGACATACGCGGGTGGGGGTATAACCCCTGCCGCGGTATTGACACCGGCTCCCCTTCGGCGGGAACCCTACACGCCCCTGTCACTTATGCGGGGGCGCAATCACAACCAATGAGTGCACAATGAAAAAACTGTTTTTTTACCTTCTCCTGCCGGCCGCACTGTCGGCGCACCTGAACATTGCCGTCAGCTACCCCTACATCGGGGCGCTGACGAAGGCTGTCGGCGGTGACCATGTCACGACCGTCGTGCTGGCCAAGGGCAACTGGGACCCCCACTTCGTCGTTCCCCGCCCTTCGCTGATCGCCAAGATGCGCCGTGCCGATGCGCTGATCATGAACGGCGGCCAGTTGGAAATCGGCTGGCTCCCGCCGCTGATCCGCCGCGGCAACAACCCCAAGGTCAACCCCTCCGCGCCGACCTTTCTGAACCTGGCACAGGGCATCGAGCTTATCAACAAACCGAGCGAGGTCGACCGGGCAAACGGGGATATCCACCCTGCGGGCAATCCCCATTTCCACCTCGATCCGAACAACATCCCGCTTTTGGCCAAGAGGATCGCGGATTTTCTGGCCTCGATCGACGCGGAGCACAAAAGCATTTATGAAAACAACCTCGCGGATTTCACGCTGAAATGGGGGAAAAACCTCGAGCGCTGGGCGCAGGTCATGGCCCCGAAAAAAGGGATGAAGGTCGTGCAGTTCCACGATAACCTCGCCTACTTCAACAAGGCCTACGGTTTGCAGAACATCGCCACGATCGAACCGCTGCCGGGGATCCCGCCCTCCCCGCGCCACACCCTCGAGGTGATCGAGCTGATACGCGCCGAACACCCCTGCTGCATCCTGCATGACGTCTACCACTCGACGAAAACGGCCGAATACATCCGAGACAAGACCGGGATAAAGATTGTATTGATGCCGCATGACCTCGGTGCGCTGGAGTCCGTCGACACCCTGGGCGCCCTGTTCGACCATCTGACCGAGGCCGTGACCCATGATTGAGATCTTTCTGCCCCCGCTGCTGCTCGTCTTCGTGCTCGTGATGATCCACGCCTGGTTCGGCAAAGGGGTCCTCGAGCGCGGCATCATCTTCACCGATCTCGCCATCGCCCAGTTCGCGGCGCTGGGCAGCGCCGTCAGCCTCGGCATTTTTCACGGGGAGTATCTCTATGTGCTCACCCTCGGGAGCGCCCTGTTCAGCGCCGTACTCATTGCGTTCGCATCGCACAGAAGCTTGCATCTGGAGGCGTTTATCGGGATTCTTTACGTGCTGGGGGCCAGCGGGGTCATGATGGTCCTGGCCAACTCCGCCGAGGGGATGGAGCACTTCAAGGCGCTGCTGGCGAGCGACATCCTTTTCACCCCGATGGAGCATGTGCTCTACAGCAGCGGCGTCTATGCCCTGCTCGGGCTTCTGATCTGGCAGCTCTACCCACGCCTTACGGGGTTTATGCAGGAGCTGCTGTTCTTTGTCATGCTCGCCGTCACCGTCACCTCGTCGGTACAGCTTGCCGGTGTGCTCGTCGTCTTTACCCTGCTGATCGCACCGGTCTTCATGGCCTCCATGCAGAAGCGTTTCCCGCCGCTGCGCTTCGCCTTCGTCTTCGGCTGGTCCTTCAGCGCCGCGGCGATCGCCGCCTCCTACATCTTCGACCTGCCGACCGGGTACACCATTGTCTTTCTCGGTGCACTCAGCGTACTGCTCGGTACCCTGATGCTCAGCCGTACGAAAGCCTGAACTACTCGTCGAGGTTGTTCGCGTCCCAGCAGGCATCGACCTGACGGTCGATCGCCAGGTCTGCGCTGGTCTGTTCGTTCACGTCACCGATAATGTCCCAGGTGCTGATCGCCATAAAGGCAAAGGCCGCGACCATGGCCGCCGTGACGACGTAGATATTCATATATTCTTTGTTGAAAAGTTTCACAGGACTCCTTTCCACTCCAATAGTCTCCATTTTATAGCATAAGGGTTAATAATATGAAAAGCCGTGATGGAAGGCCGCTTCTTTTAGGCTTATCTAAGGCGGGTATAATGTCGCCATTAAAAGCAAAAGGAAATCCATGAGCCTGAGAGAACAGATCAACAACGATATCAAAGAGGCAATGAAAGCCAAGGACGTCGAACGCCGCGACGCCCTCAGACTCCTCAGCAGCGCCATGAAACAGATCGAAGTGGACGAACGCAAAGAGCTCAGCGATGACGACGTCATCGCGATCATCCAGAAACAGATCAAACAGCGCAACGACGCCGCAGGCCAGTACAAAGCGGCGGGCCGCGACGAGCTGTACGACAAAGAGATGGCGGAAATCGCCGTCTACGAAGTTTACCTGCCGGCACAGCTCGACGACGCCGAACTGGAGCGCGCCGTCAAGGCGATCATCGCACAGACCGGCGCGGCGTCCATGAAAGATATGGGCAAGGTCATGGGCGTGGCAAGCAAAGAGCTCACCGGCCAGGCCGACGGCAAACGCATCAGCGAGTGCGTCAAAAAGCTCCTTTCATAACTATCTTGTTCCGTTGCTTTCGTGACGGAACATCCCACATTGATGTCCCCTTCCCTTTCTCATGACACCGCTTCGCACTCAAGGGCACCGACAGCATTTTCATAAAGGAATATCATGCCAACGAAAATCATAAAAGAGCTCAAACGCTACCTGCTGATCCTGATCGGCGGTCTGGTTCTGGCCGCCGGGGTCACCCTCTTTCTCGTCCCGAACCATATCACCTCCGGGGGGACCCCCGGGATGGCCATTCTGATCAACTTTTTTACCGGCATCTCCGTCGGGACGATCATGCTCTCTATCAATATCCCGATGGTGCTCATGAGCATGAAGTTCATCGGAAGGGGATACGCATTCCGCACCGTGTTTGCCATCGTCGTCATTGCCATGTCGGCGGATATGTTCCTGGAGGTTCTGAAGCTCCCTGCCCTGACGCATGAACCGCTGCTGGGCGCTGTTTTCGGCGGGATGCTTATCGGCCTGGGGGTTGGGCTCATCGTCATGTCCAGCGCCTCGCCCGGCGGCCCCTCCATCATCGCCGGTATGATCGCCCACAGAACCCACTGGAAGGAGGGGGACCTCATCATCGCGCTGGATGCCCTGATCGTCTTCTCGGCCGGCTTCGTTTTCCCCGCACTCGACAGCATGCTCTGGAGCCTGGTCGGCGTCTACATCAGCGCCAGGGGGATCAACCTGATCCTCTCCGGCCGCCCCTCCAAAAAGGTGCTGCATATCTCTTCGGAGAACGCCGAAACCCTTAAAGCCCATCTCCTGCACAAACTGGGGCATGAAGGCGGTGTGATCCTTGAAGGAACGACACTCCACACGGGCGACGAACGGCGGCTCCTGATGCTGATCGTGGATAACAATAAAGTCCAGAGTGTCAGGCAGATCGTCCAGGCGTATGACCCTTCGGGGGTCGTCGTGGTCATGGAAGCATCGGAATTGATGGGCGGGGGGCATTGACGACGGCCATGCCAATCAGCGGCATGGCGCCTTTCAACGGCAGCAATTAGTTCGGGCAGCCCTCGCCCGTTTTAAGGCAGTGCAGCGCGCTTTCAACGTCGTCCTGGCGCATCAGGGACTCTCCGACGAGGAAGGCGTCAACACCGGCCTTGCCGAGATCTTCGAGCTGGCCGTGCTCGTAGATGCCGCTCTCGGCGACGATGATCTTGTTGTTCGGGATGAGCGGGATAAGCTTGTAGCTCAGCTCCATATCCATCTCGAAAGTCTCCAGGTTGCGGTGGTTGATGCCGATAATGTCCGCCCCGGCGAAGATCGCCTTGGTGAGGTCCGTTTTGTCATGGATCTCGACAAGGGCCTCCATCCCGAGATGGCGGGTGTAATCGAGCAGCTCCTTGAGCTCTTTGCGCGAGAGCGCCTTGGCGATGAGCAGGACGAAGTCCGCCCCGTAGACGAGGGCCTCGACCAGCTGGTACTTGCTGACGATGAAGTCCTTGCGCAGGAGCGGGATGCTTGCGTAGCGGCGGATCTCCGCGAGGTAGTCCAGGCTCCCCTGGAAATAGTGCGGTTCGGTGAGGATGGAGATGGCGTTCGCACCCCCGCGCTCATAGGCCTGCGCGATGGCAACCGGGTCGAAGTCTTCGCGGATCACGCCTTTTGACGGGCTCGCTTTTTTCACTTCGGAGATGATGCGGTACGGTTCTTCCTCCGTCGCTTTGAGGTGCGGGATGACCGGGCGCGGCGCACGGGCGTTGAAGGCGAGGG is from Sulfurimonas sp. HSL-1656 and encodes:
- a CDS encoding zinc ABC transporter substrate-binding protein; the encoded protein is MKKLFFYLLLPAALSAHLNIAVSYPYIGALTKAVGGDHVTTVVLAKGNWDPHFVVPRPSLIAKMRRADALIMNGGQLEIGWLPPLIRRGNNPKVNPSAPTFLNLAQGIELINKPSEVDRANGDIHPAGNPHFHLDPNNIPLLAKRIADFLASIDAEHKSIYENNLADFTLKWGKNLERWAQVMAPKKGMKVVQFHDNLAYFNKAYGLQNIATIEPLPGIPPSPRHTLEVIELIRAEHPCCILHDVYHSTKTAEYIRDKTGIKIVLMPHDLGALESVDTLGALFDHLTEAVTHD
- a CDS encoding metal ABC transporter permease, producing the protein MIEIFLPPLLLVFVLVMIHAWFGKGVLERGIIFTDLAIAQFAALGSAVSLGIFHGEYLYVLTLGSALFSAVLIAFASHRSLHLEAFIGILYVLGASGVMMVLANSAEGMEHFKALLASDILFTPMEHVLYSSGVYALLGLLIWQLYPRLTGFMQELLFFVMLAVTVTSSVQLAGVLVVFTLLIAPVFMASMQKRFPPLRFAFVFGWSFSAAAIAASYIFDLPTGYTIVFLGALSVLLGTLMLSRTKA
- a CDS encoding GatB/YqeY domain-containing protein; this encodes MSLREQINNDIKEAMKAKDVERRDALRLLSSAMKQIEVDERKELSDDDVIAIIQKQIKQRNDAAGQYKAAGRDELYDKEMAEIAVYEVYLPAQLDDAELERAVKAIIAQTGAASMKDMGKVMGVASKELTGQADGKRISECVKKLLS
- a CDS encoding YitT family protein encodes the protein MPTKIIKELKRYLLILIGGLVLAAGVTLFLVPNHITSGGTPGMAILINFFTGISVGTIMLSINIPMVLMSMKFIGRGYAFRTVFAIVVIAMSADMFLEVLKLPALTHEPLLGAVFGGMLIGLGVGLIVMSSASPGGPSIIAGMIAHRTHWKEGDLIIALDALIVFSAGFVFPALDSMLWSLVGVYISARGINLILSGRPSKKVLHISSENAETLKAHLLHKLGHEGGVILEGTTLHTGDERRLLMLIVDNNKVQSVRQIVQAYDPSGVVVVMEASELMGGGH
- the trpC gene encoding indole-3-glycerol phosphate synthase TrpC gives rise to the protein MILDEIIAKTKEDLARREKEYSMDWLGRSLAFNARAPRPVIPHLKATEEEPYRIISEVKKASPSKGVIREDFDPVAIAQAYERGGANAISILTEPHYFQGSLDYLAEIRRYASIPLLRKDFIVSKYQLVEALVYGADFVLLIAKALSRKELKELLDYTRHLGMEALVEIHDKTDLTKAIFAGADIIGINHRNLETFEMDMELSYKLIPLIPNNKIIVAESGIYEHGQLEDLGKAGVDAFLVGESLMRQDDVESALHCLKTGEGCPN